One part of the Microbulbifer sp. THAF38 genome encodes these proteins:
- a CDS encoding serine hydrolase, with protein MNIKVLLSIAILALYSINNFASEGSPVQTVEKILEDAVDEKRRLSDLVGLGAIVIQDGKVVGLSVSGERKKGSDSFVSLDDKWHIGSITKSFTATMIARLIERGDLDWGTSIEDVFPDESKINLEWKSVTLRDLLTHTSGVARDFSPFIFFKNPEAGAARMKARETAVKNVLAKKPETTPGHTFMYSNIGYTIAGVMAEKKTGIPWENLIMQEVFAPLGIKSGGFGVPNDSEDKLDQPWGHKNILGFKISTKQDNSPILGPAGTIHISLYDLALYASEHLKGLKGRGTILEKESFHRLHSPNLNNYAYGWVIGSPKGLDIGNVHWHNGSNGTWYSLLAIFPDTNSLIVITSNDGKFQSAQQASWEIIKRLAEPLAVSHNM; from the coding sequence TGACGAAAAAAGAAGACTTTCAGATTTGGTCGGCCTTGGTGCCATAGTTATTCAGGATGGTAAGGTCGTTGGCCTTTCCGTCAGTGGTGAGCGTAAGAAAGGCAGTGATTCGTTTGTTAGCCTAGATGACAAGTGGCATATCGGTTCTATTACGAAATCTTTCACTGCCACAATGATTGCTCGTCTGATTGAAAGAGGCGATTTAGACTGGGGTACTTCTATTGAAGATGTGTTTCCAGATGAAAGTAAAATTAACTTAGAATGGAAAAGTGTAACTTTAAGAGATTTGCTCACTCATACATCTGGAGTTGCACGCGATTTCTCACCCTTTATTTTTTTTAAAAATCCTGAAGCGGGTGCTGCTAGAATGAAAGCGAGAGAAACCGCTGTAAAAAATGTACTTGCCAAAAAGCCTGAAACGACACCTGGTCATACTTTTATGTATTCAAATATTGGATATACGATTGCTGGGGTAATGGCTGAAAAGAAGACAGGAATTCCGTGGGAAAATTTAATCATGCAAGAGGTTTTTGCTCCCTTGGGGATCAAGAGTGGGGGTTTTGGAGTGCCAAATGATTCAGAAGATAAGTTGGATCAGCCATGGGGGCATAAAAATATTCTTGGCTTTAAAATAAGCACGAAACAAGATAATTCACCAATTCTTGGGCCTGCTGGTACCATTCATATCTCTCTCTATGATTTGGCTTTATATGCCAGTGAACACCTTAAAGGGTTGAAAGGGCGAGGTACGATTCTGGAGAAAGAATCCTTTCATCGTTTACATTCTCCCAACCTTAATAACTATGCCTATGGGTGGGTAATTGGGTCGCCTAAAGGCTTAGATATTGGTAATGTTCATTGGCATAACGGTTCAAATGGCACGTGGTATTCATTACTTGCAATTTTTCCAGACACTAATTCTTTGATAGTTATTACCTCCAATGATGGAAAATTTCAGTCCGCCCAGCAGGCTTCTTGGGAAATAATCAAGCGTTTGGCCGAGCCGTTGGCAGTTTCACATAACATGTGA